A single window of Plasmodium reichenowi strain SY57 chromosome 12, whole genome shotgun sequence DNA harbors:
- a CDS encoding amino acid transporter, putative — protein sequence MSICISTQIEPNDETYTNHSILDMYEKRKEERNSDMIKDNTSSSYDKEYIEKIKRLKKQKYFGNKTIGKFSSYIYLINQIFGSGIVSIPYVFKNSGWLPSLVANIFICILTIFNSLLFLRTMTMIPNNIHFNKRYEYISTVCYFLGKKNIYFWLVQICFYASILCSNIISIVIVSLAVDHLIINMFGYTIGFVIYPNIEMKYFTNINELYYTKNYILCITIGYIINAIVSIYFSQSNLEDNMKVQFLSFFFLMTTILQMIYLSILKIYEYNTINRNFHLLTNNNSINKYTDIKYPTIFGNYNFKQLISSYISSYSTITVIPCWANEMKSDVKIIKTVWLCNIFCCIIYYIFGYVLCTAYPNINNDNILNDILQTPFLNIYMKISIYIFDILTIAPGIYVYCIATRYNLINSNICSEKTAFLFGTIFPFFISCFFNSRYIFENIFTWSSLIFSYACNFITPSIIYLIACKNIPFSEKNPLKYIHVLYDPKEYMNRKNLCQEGQNKNKRMCIQKDTEQKENALISTMYEGKYNDKLEHNNNNNNFLSIQGAAINKINDSREEKIKYVDSERNHFRVPIKTNFQSKVGNNMENKKSDISIENKTLQPKKKKSVNLNTDNLIIRMNEEDMEENQHVQYEKDHHEKYDNEKNKENTYNDQTNYKHCEKDNINIIDDNNVGKIKHNVKNIKKTKQKKDMFEYRKYNSLFNTKKKNVSYNSQKKNESNSYNIRRSRKHKTVMGFEKKKRKNKHEMNIIHDGYNKYQDSDSHSDNINDDDDEDILHDKIIADLSRDIYNDIKIIQKNYERDEYLIKCSDIFDSFLNLKLIMETEKNNNTNMGNNYDMESIYNMGNNYDMESIYNMGNNYNMGNNYNMGNNYNMGNNYNMGNNYNMGNNYNMGNNYNMKNNYNMKNNYSINSHHNIHYMSNIKKQHNSVEYSNISNTLHVTPKHEMKPSPFFSYPCYKSIDHSNNLYIYNSYDIKFNKMNKQEKNKNLGSDNGNDKNILLYSNVNDDEKEYILFDKRKISENIIQHEKEDHNDNENNKLYIEQTNNRIGTSNNNYIDKKYIEKKKNELNDLINNQNKYKHQFNNIEKEFDILISGINNKQNLTWAFDGNKKENNIGNKKNLFFVNNKNINVSNVICTFNLNNTYRKSTSFGYFYNSNCKPYVKEGNVINKLYNILNRMNTYGSSPLNCISDDVIIPTQKCRKQNTDIYYYINDNERNKKGKHMYNNILSDDTEDELFNVYLSNDIDINEDNDKISAICDDKKGYPDFTKDDNNNNNKYDSNKYDSNKYDSNKYDNNNNNNNNNNKDDHIFHKKDYHARFTNHIKNNQKEDENNKEEIIKVKSNHHNNNLEQKSTIQSQDKLLYSLNSYNKRSKVYKDINTLSVPDNVYNVIPQLNKRKGTNNYDEDINNIYNYYKYNFLLCFNENIKNNKEYLKNYNHIRNTNIYYNNIIHNNNQSTINKKNIHKNDKIKTDINITSENDIMKKNKKFKSLYINTFSNDDKKEPLINHNKNDIEELPTIKLICSEKPIYGYEDAYQIDDYVNGQINENIIHVYPFIYLRIKHVKITQMLLGITIMLLFIAILYDFIY from the coding sequence ATGAGTATATGCATATCAACTCAAATTGAACCGAATGATGAAACGTATACTAATCATTCCATATTAGATATGTACGAGAAAAGGAAAGAAGAACGAAATAGTGATATGATAAAAGATAATACAAGTAGTTCATATGACAAAgaatatatagaaaagataaaaagattaaagaaacaaaaatattttggTAATAAAACAATAGGGAAATTTTCtagttatatttatttaattaatcAAATATTTGGATCTGGTATAGTATCCATTCCttatgtatttaaaaattcaGGATGGTTACCAAGTTTGGTAgcaaatatatttatatgtattttaacaatatttaattctttattatttttaagaaCTATGACAATGATAcctaataatatacattttaataaaaggtatgaatatatatctactgtatgttattttttaggaaagaagaatatatatttttggCTAGTCCAGATATGTTTTTATGCAAGCATATTATGTAGTAATATAATATCCATAGTTATTGTATCTCTTGCAGTAgatcatttaataataaatatgtttgGTTATACAATCGGTTTTGTTATATATCCAAATATCgaaatgaaatattttacaaatataaatgaattatattatacaaaaaattatatattatgtataactataggatatattattaatgcaatagtatctatatatttttctcaATCAAATTTAGAAGATAATATGAAAGTACaatttttatcttttttttttttaatgacTACTATACTtcaaatgatatatttaagtattcttaaaatatatgaatataatacaattaatagaaattttcatttattaacaaataataattctatTAACAAATATACAGATATTAAATATCCAACAATTTTTggaaattataattttaaacaacttatttcatcatatatatcatcTTATTCAACTATTACCGTTATCCCATGTTGGGCAAATGAAATGAAATCTgatgtaaaaataataaaaaccGTATGgttatgtaatattttttgttgtattatttattatatatttggtTATGTATTATGTACGGCTTATccaaatataaataatgataacaTATTAAATGACATATTACAAACACcctttttaaatatatatatgaaaatatctatatatatatttgatatattaacTATAGCTCCTGgaatatatgtatattgTATAGCTACCagatataatttaataaatagTAATATTTGTTCAGAAAAAACTGCATTCCTTTTTGGTACCATATTcccattttttatatcctGTTTTTTCAATTcaagatatatatttgagaatatttttacatgGTCAAGTTTGATTTTTTCTTATGCTTGTAATTTTATTACACCatctattatatatttgatagCTTGCAAAAATATTCCTTTTTCCGAAAAAAACCCtctaaaatatattcacGTATTGTATGACCCCAAGGAATATATGAATAGGAAAAATTTGTGTCAAGAGGgacaaaataaaaacaaaaggATGTGTATTCAGAAAGATACTGAACAAAAGGAAAATGCATTAATATCTACAATGTATgaaggaaaatataatgataaattggaacataataataataataataattttttatcaatTCAAGGAGCAgcaataaataaaattaatgatTCTAGAGAAGAGAAAATCAAATATGTAGATTCGGAGAGGAATCATTTCAGGGTTCCCATAAAAACAAACTTTCAATCTAAAGTAGGaaataatatggaaaacaaaaaaagcGACATTTcaatagaaaataaaacacttcaaccaaaaaaaaaaaagagcGTTAACTTAAATACGGACAATCTTATTATAAGAATGAATGAGGAAGATATGGAAGAAAATCAACATGTTCAATATGAGAAAGATCACcatgaaaaatatgataatgaaaaaaataaggaaaaCACATATAATGATCAAACGAATTACAAGCATTGTGAAAAAgataacataaatattattgatGACAACAATGtaggaaaaataaaacataatgtaaaaaatataaaaaaaacaaaacaaaaaaaagatatgtTTGAATAcagaaaatataattctctttttaatacaaaaaaaaaaaatgtatcTTACAAttcacaaaaaaaaaatgagtcaaattcttataatattagAAGATCAAGGAAACATAAAACAGTCATGGgatttgaaaaaaaaaagagaaaaaataaacatgaAATGAACATAATACATGATGGGTATAACAAATATCAAGATTCAGATAGTCATagtgataatattaatgatgatgatgatgaagataTTTTACACGATAAAATTATTGCAGATTTGTCAAgagatatatataatgacataaaaataattcaaaaaaattatgaacgagatgaatatttaattaaatgtTCTGACATCTTCGATTCATTTCTAAATCTCAAATTGATCATGGAAACagaaaagaataataatacaaacatgggaaataattatgatatggaaagtatttataatatgggaaataattatgatatggaaagtatttataatatgggaaataattataatatgggaaataattataatatgggaaataattataatatgggaaataattataatatgggaaataattataatatgggaaataattataatatgggaaataattataatatgaaaaataattataatatgaaaaataattatagtaTTAATAGTCATCATAACATACATTACATgagtaatataaaaaagcAACATAATAGTGTCGAATATTCTAATATATCTAATACTTTACATGTTACTCCCAAACATGAAATGAAACCAAGTCCGTTTTTTTCATATCCATGTTATAAATCCATAGATCattcaaataatttatatatatataattcatatgatataaagtttaacaaaatgaataagcaagaaaaaaataaaaatctTGGTTCTGATAATggaaatgataaaaatatattattatattcaaatGTAAATGATGACGAAAAGgagtatatattattcgATAAGAGAAAAATATCGGAAAATATCATACAACATGAGAAAGAAGAtcataatgataatgaaaataataaattatatattgaacaaacaaataatagAATAGGAAcatcaaataataattatattgataaaaaatatatagaaaaaaaaaaaaatgaacttaatgatttaataaataatcagaataaatacaaacatcaatttaataatatagaaaaagaGTTTGATATTCTCATTAGTggaataaataataaacaaaatttaACATGGGCATTTGatggaaataaaaaagaaaataatattggaaacaaaaaaaatcttttttttgtaaataataaaaatataaatgtatcTAATGTAATATGCacttttaatttaaataatacGTATAGAAAGTCAACAAGTTTTGGTTACTTTTATAATTCAAATTGTAAACCATATGTTAAGGAGGGAAATGTAATcaacaaattatataatatattaaatagGATGAATACATATGGTTCTTCACCCTTAAATTGTATATCGGATGATGTTATTATTCCAACACAAAAGTGCAGGAAACAAAATACagatatttattattatattaacGATAATgaaagaaacaaaaaaggaaaacatatgtataataatatattatctgATGATACAGAGGATGAACTATTTAATGTTTATTTATCCAATgatatagatataaatgAAGACAACGATAAAATATCTGCAATAtgtgatgataaaaaaggGTATCCCGATTTTACAAaggatgataataataataataataaatatgatagtaataaatatgatagtaataaatatgatagtaataaatatgataataataataataataataataataataacaaagatgatcatatttttcataagaAGGATTACCATGCTAGATTCACcaatcatataaaaaacaatCAGAAGgaagatgaaaataataaggaagaaataataaaagtaaaaagtaatcatcataataataatttagaACAAAAAAGTACTATTCAGTCTCaagataaattattatactctttaaattcatataataaaagaagtaaagtatataaagatataaatacattaaGTGTGCCTGACAATGTTTATAATGTCATACCACAACTTAATAAAAGGAAAGGAACAAACAATTATGACGAAGacattaataatatatataattattataaatataatttccttttatgttttaatgaaaatattaaaaataataaagagtatttaaaaaattacaacCATATTagaaatacaaatatatactataataatattattcataataataatcaaagtacaataaataaaaaaaatatacataaaaatgataaaattaaaacagatataaatataacatccgaaaatgatattatgaaaaaaaataaaaaatttaaatcactttatataaatacattttctaatgatgataaaaaagaaCCACTAAttaatcataataaaaatgatatagaAGAATTACCAACTATTAAACTTATATGTTCAGAAAAACCAATATATGGATATGAAGATGCTTATCAAATTGATGATTATGTTAACGGGcaaataaatgaaaatattatacatgtatacccttttatatatttaagaaTTAAACATGTAAAAATAACTCAGATGCTTTTGGGAATTACTATTATGTTATTGTTTATAGCCATCCTTTatgattttatatattaa
- a CDS encoding hypothetical protein (conserved Plasmodium protein, unknown function) gives MMNNYMPKSFEEILVHPQNKLSILNFFTDIIKFNNDPILSKELEYICNNKNTEECKTLYSLKTICVILGIQGSGKTTLIKYLCDKLNIRQCYYENEPMDYINNLRGMKERETDDDNDDDNSNKMNDNYYEHPYINFLLYSNCKIGNTKKDITESGKKRNHIIQNKKYIGMNAEHKSTCVYNNNNNNNNNNNNNNININYIDDGDDNAVNRSINYNDNYNLFNYNSMLNDRFPIGGKKRIIDSNIPDGPNKFVKISNSNNMNYRATINSSLSSNNNFNNNNNNYYYYNNRRSKEMIIENLTECNHMIIQVIKLWFKLYVTYMNIFKELFKYSERLGNEKKCKFLFFNENRFYRIINKKFLLCVKIFKKINNILSVLHNLKDTILKGFNEFIRMEKQHLINLFVDGNYNEEMIEALNKLYHTNEAINITIKESNDMSLSTNKNLDLYNKLKVELNEEWDIRATLIEEMKDYIERKNINKELEKYIESNNIMYVEKENSTSITIPMINEENINDFYIRNKYMNKNKYNCRDSSTCTGSDDSTCFDNNSVKSTIYETESYINNILTNHTLNKYIEHFIEINKSKKVIKELCVTNNLKRNFNEHYLNIIHNLNKSMNDINNINYIEIKKGKINFPHFMILPKDIHDIIVKENKEKDFSSFDNENILIQLLMINNYNINFINNFNLKNIIKEVIIIHMLLIINIKDIIIINMNIVNHIKMDVINNLIMTNNLIKKKKNFKNDYIFGKNLLDKLTSIMLKKNNEELNYENIIYDDINNIKEFEEKKSGKDSVTDNDKYTKENKNITKINITCSFENSIIMIKESLNVSTKVNNKLIKYGYEIYKLNNNIINNLIQSNTLYNDIIKSLHNEIYIKNQLINNFVDIIDIQNEMLDFLFWILSNNSNENVMDIIMKSSLYKKVMDIDIKEKNKREKERIFYHNHFINTRAIIIDELPISELEYSEAFRNNCIFTMQFILNRINYCKEKIIKYKNGDMNHIKEKNETHKIYTTNQNGTTTTTNNNSNNNNNNNNNNNNNNNNNNNNNNNNNNNVMCKTNMECNTNFYMLGKDNLECFKINPMIFLINSYDQIKSVNSLLGFDINNSPYVHFVKLKKIHPAYFEKILIERYYCKMIHSNKNIKDVIKNYAHNCNGDIRSCFNALDLLSRIPNVSQMNINELNNISNTYQNDIFHFVKSVLYNNIPSNYTSRDDISPLFYLNFHTYTKDEYFSNHIDYEHIKIEENYKKDNIINIFSKDNLNHKIINHEDKKNPFVNNKMKDANLLIENNKEEKNDVSSFKKQYDIDHIHDGQNIYISNRNYNNDKIIHNNKNINSYENFQILLKELNNQSDMMNIFEKFQILSLLKENYLYFYNNLSDIAKLFTNLSIIEYSFCGLNCTNLLMRKSYENQNGDVSRFINDHFMLTYMYFMICNSNLPKGVLYGNHISETNKINVNINDLQRNEMNNEENYYKERVETVVKNMNTIISIDKNNNNINNINSNNNNNNNINSNNNNNNNNNINSNNNNNNINSYNNNNNNINNNNNYYYTSLSSMDKTIRINNHTSIQPQSKHLKNIFFSFKTNPMYKYYHHCSILRKELYDRYIMIVIRKLTNECINDFENIISKYCFLLRANHELFSSIFPSYILLIINYWNGQYINECNIPKYEEIKEKNECDNTTNNEYDNKIFINKIESNNFKTALYSNKVNEIIDNFTPTCTNNENRKKHINEIILFTETFITPKFIALLFPSYLKYLKDGTKQKKYVLNFIGNQAVSIQTYFEMRNVLKLNDIAFFNYFFQY, from the coding sequence ATgatgaataattatatgcCTAAAAGTTTTGAGGAAATTTTAGTTCATCCTCAAAATAAGTTGAGcatattaaatttttttacagatataataaaatttaataatgatCCAATATTAAGCAAAGAATTAGagtatatatgtaataataagaacACAGAGGAGTGTAAGACACtatattctttaaaaaCAATATGTGTTATATTAGGGATACAAGGTAGTGGTAAAACaacattaataaaatatttatgtgataaattaaatataagacaatgttattatgaaaatgaaCCTATGgattatattaataatcTTAGAGGTATGAAAGAAAGAGAAAcagatgatgataatgatgatgacaatagtaataaaatgaacgataattattatgaacatccatatataaattttttattatattcaaatTGCAAAATAggaaatacaaaaaaagatataacTGAATCTGGGAAAAAGAGAAATcatattatacaaaataaaaaatatattggAATGAACGCAGAACATAAATCAACCTGtgtgtataataataataataataataataataataataataataataatattaatattaattacATTGATGATGGTGATGATAATGCTGTTAATAGATctattaattataatgataattataatctttttaattataacTCTATGTTAAATGATAGGTTTCCTATTGGAGGGAAGAAAAGAATCATTGATTCAAACATTCCTGATGGTCCAAACAAATTTGTTAAAATTTCCAACtcaaataatatgaattataGAGCAACCATAAATAGTTCCTTATCATCAAATAacaattttaataataataataataattattattattataataatagaagGAGTAAAGAAATGATTATAGAAAACTTAACTGAATGTAATCATATGATTATTCaagtaataaaattatgGTTCAAATTATACGTTacatatatgaatatatttaaagaaCTCTTTAAATATTCAGAACGTTTGGgtaatgaaaaaaaatgtaaattcCTATTTTTTAATGAGAATAGATTTTATagaattataaataaaaagtttttattatgtgttaaaatatttaaaaaaataaataatattttatctgtgttacataatttaaaagataCAATTTTAAAAGGATTTAACGAATTCATACGTATGGAAAAACAACATctaattaatttatttgttgacggaaattataatgaagaaatgATTGAGgctttaaataaattatatcaTACAAATGAAGCCATTAATATAACTATAAAAGAATCAAATGATATGTCATTATctacaaataaaaatcttgatttatataataaattaaaagtAGAATTAAATGAAGAGTGGGATATCAGAGCGACTTTAATAGAAGAAATGAAGGATTATAttgaaagaaaaaatattaataaagaacttgaaaaatatatcgaaagtaataatattatgtatgtTGAAAAGGAAAATTCTACAAGTATTACAATTCCTATgataaatgaagaaaatattaatgatttttatattagaaataaatatatgaataaaaataaatataattgtaGAGATAGTAGTACATGTACAGGAAGTGATGACAGTACATGTTTCGATAATAATTCTGTCAAATCGACTATTTATGAGACAgaatcatatataaataatatattaacaaatcatacattaaataaatacatagaacattttatagaaataaataaatcaaaGAAAGTTATTAAAGAATTATGTGTGACAAACAATTTGAAAAGAAATTTTAATGAGCATTATCTAAATATTATCCATAATTTGAATAAAAGTATGAATgacataaataatataaattatatagaaattaaaaaagggaaaataaattttcCACATTTTATGATTCTACCAAAAGATATTCATGATATAATTGTAAAAGAGAACAAGGAAAAAgatttttcttcatttgataatgaaaatattttaatacaACTTTTGATgattaataattataatataaattttattaataattttaatctgaaaaatattattaaagaagttataattatacatatgttgttaataataaatataaaggatattataatcattaatatgaatattgttaatcatataaaaatggatGTAATAAACAATTTGATTATGacaaataatttaataaaaaaaaaaaaaaactttaaaaatgattatatatttggAAAGAACTTATTGGATAAACTAACATCCATCATGttgaaaaagaataatGAAGAACTAAATTATGagaatataatttatgatgatataaataatataaaggaattcgaagaaaaaaaaagtggTAAAGATAGTGTTACAGACaatgataaatatacaaaagaaaataaaaatataacaaaaataaatattactTGTTCTTTTGAAAACTcaattataatgataaaagaATCTTTAAATGTGTCTACTAaagtaaataataaattaataaaatatggttatgaaatatataaattaaataacaacataataaataatttaatacaaagtaatacattatataatgatataataaaatcattacataatgaaatatatataaaaaaccAATTAATTAACAATTTTGTTGATATTATAGatatacaaaatgaaaTGTTAGATTTTCTGTTTTGGATATTATCAAATAATAGCAACGAAAATGTTATggatataattatgaaaagtagtttatataaaaaagtaatggatatagatataaaagaaaagaataaaagagaaaaggagcgaattttttatcataatcattttataaatactAGAGCTATTATTATTGATGAGCTTCCAATATCGGAGTTGGAATATTCAGAAGCATTTAGAAACAATTGTATATTTACAATGCAATTTATATTGAATCGTATAAATTATtgtaaagaaaaaataataaaatataaaaatggGGATATGaatcatataaaagaaaaaaatgaaacacacaaaatatatacaaccAATCAAAATGGCACCACCACCACCACCAACAACAACAgcaacaacaacaacaacaacaacaacaacaacaacaacaacaacaacaataacaataataataataataataataataataatgtcATGTGTAAGACCAACATGGAATGTAATActaatttttatatgctTGGAAAAGATAACTTAGaatgttttaaaataaatccTATGatctttttaataaattcttatgatcaaataaaaagtgtaaattctttattaggttttgatattaataattctCCTTATGTGCATTTTgtgaaattaaaaaagattCATCCTGcatattttgaaaaaatattaatagaGAGATATTATTGTAAAATGATAcattcaaataaaaatataaaagatgttattaaaaattatgcTCATAATTGTAATGGAGATATAAGATCATGTTTTAATGCTTTAGATTTATTAAGCAGAATACCAAACGTAAGTCAgatgaatataaatgaattaaaCAATATTTCTAATACATACCAGAACgatatttttcattttgttaaaagtgtattatataataatatacctTCAAATTATACTTCAAGGGATGATATATCtcctttattttatttgaattttCATACATACACAAAGgatgaatatttttcaaatcACATAGATTATGAGCATATTAAAATTGAAGAGAATTATAAGAaggataatattataaatatattttcaaaagataatttaaatcataaaataataaatcatgaggacaaaaaaaatccttttgttaataataaaatgaaagaTGCAAACTTGTTaattgaaaataataaagaagaaaaaaatgatgttagtagttttaaaaaacaatatGATATTGATCATATTCATGATGgacaaaatatatatattagtaatagaaattataataatgataaaattattcacaataataaaaatataaactCTTATGAAAACTTTCAAATActtttaaaagaattaaataatcAATCAGATATGATGAACATTTTTGAAAAGTTTCAAATCCTAtctttattaaaagaaaattatttgtatttttataacaatCTATCCGATATTGCAAAATTATTTACCAATCTAAGTATAATTGAGTATTCTTTTTGTGGTTTAAATTGTACGAATTTATTAATGAGAAAATCATATGAAAATCAAAATGGTGATGTTTCTAGATTTATAAATGATCATTTTATGTTAACctatatgtattttatgATATGTAATAGTAACCTACCTAAGGGTGTCTTATATGGAAATCATATATCTGAAActaataaaattaatgtGAATATAAATGACTTACAAAGAAATGAAATGAACAATGAAgagaattattataaggAAAGAGTTGAAACTGTggtaaaaaatatgaatactATTATAAGtattgataaaaataataacaatattaataatattaatagtaataataataataataataatattaatagtaataataataataataataataataatattaatagtaataataataataataatattaatagttataataataataataataatattaataataataataattattattatacatcATTATCTAGTATGGATAAAAcaataagaataaataatcaCACATCCATACAACCACAAAGTAAacatttgaaaaatatatttttttcctttaaaACCAATCcaatgtataaatattatcatcattgTAGTATACTAagaaaagaattatatgatagatatattatgatcgttataagaaaattaaCAAATGAATGTATAAACgattttgaaaatattatttccaaatattgttttcttttaaGAGCTAATCatgaattattttcaaGTATTTTCCCGTCCTATATATTActaattataaattattgGAATGgtcaatatataaatgaatgtAACATACcaaaatatgaagaaataaaagaaaaaaacgAATGTGATAATACTACtaataatgaatatgataataaaatatttataaataaaatcGAATCTAATAATTTTAAGACAGCCTTATATTCGAATAAAgtaaatgaaataattgATAATTTTACCCCAACATGTACAAATAATGAGAATagaaaaaaacatattaatgaaattattttatttacagAAACATTTATTACACCTAAATTTATTGCTCTCTTGTTTCCCtcttatttaaaatatttaaaagacggaacaaaacaaaaaaaatatgtattaaattttattgGAAATCAGGCAGTATCTATACAAACCTATTTTGAAATGAGGAATGTCCTCAAATTAAATGACATAGCATtctttaattatttttttcaatattaa
- a CDS encoding mitochondrial import inner membrane translocase subunit TIM10, putative — translation MNDNISKVNSTVVELLGMSDLFKRMQNTCWLKCIPDVHDSFLSVGETSCVDRCVNKYMEIHTLVGKNLQESQMTK, via the coding sequence atgaatgataatataagCAAAGTAAATAGTACTGTTGTTGAACTCTTAGGTATGTCGGACTTATTTAAACGTATGCAGAACACGTGTTGGTTAAAATGTATTCCGGATGTACATGATTCATTTCTTTCAGTAGGTGAAACAAGTTGCGTTGATAGATGtgttaataaatatatggaaATACATACACTCGTGGGAAAAAATTTACAAGAATCTCAAATGACAAAATAA